One Gloeothece verrucosa PCC 7822 DNA window includes the following coding sequences:
- a CDS encoding cytochrome c oxidase subunit 3, which produces MSSIITTEHLQRPITLEHHHDEEANSMFGFVVFLLSESVIFLSFFIGYFVYKTTAINWLPPGVSGLEIKDPAINTVILVSSSGVIYVAEKFLERKNLLGFRVFLVATMAMGTYFLVGQGIEWSHLEFGFTSGVFGGMFYLLTGFHGLHVASGILLQGIMLMRSFIPGNYDRGHFGINATSLFWHFVDVIWIILFILLYLWQ; this is translated from the coding sequence ATGAGTTCTATCATTACAACTGAACATTTACAGCGACCGATAACTCTTGAACATCACCACGATGAAGAAGCGAATAGTATGTTCGGCTTTGTGGTGTTTTTGCTCTCGGAAAGTGTGATATTTTTGAGTTTTTTTATAGGCTATTTTGTTTATAAAACAACGGCGATTAACTGGTTACCGCCTGGAGTTTCTGGACTGGAGATTAAAGACCCTGCTATTAATACAGTAATTTTGGTTTCCAGTAGCGGCGTGATCTACGTAGCCGAAAAGTTTCTCGAACGCAAAAATCTGTTAGGATTTCGTGTCTTTTTAGTGGCCACAATGGCGATGGGGACTTACTTTTTAGTAGGTCAGGGCATTGAATGGAGCCATCTTGAGTTCGGCTTTACCTCGGGGGTTTTCGGGGGAATGTTTTATTTATTGACCGGTTTTCACGGGTTGCACGTAGCAAGCGGCATTCTGTTACAAGGAATTATGTTGATGCGTTCTTTTATTCCGGGCAACTATGACAGGGGTCATTTCGGAATTAATGCGACTTCTTTGTTCTGGCATTTTGTCGATGTCATCTGGATTATTTTATTTATCCTTCTTTATTTATGGCAATAA
- a CDS encoding GMC oxidoreductase: protein MIIDDQHYDVIIVGTGAGGGTLAQKLAPTGKKILILERGDLSPHENERWNAMDMVAKSDLPSADEEWFDSSGDRFRPHINYWVGGSTKFYGAALLRMRERDFEKVQHQDGVSPEWPLKYQDFEPYYTEAEKLYNVHGKGGEDPTDPPRTQEYPHQPVTHEPRMQEICEAISKQGLHPFHLPLGIKQNNRHNFFESPNIEGDTTVLNRADVKTNSEEVGVLPALKYANVSLKTKAKVVCLHTNSSGREVKAVEAEICGQSYLFFADIVVLACGAVNSAALLLRSASEKHPIGLANRSDQVGRNFMKHLNTVMVQFSSAPNKSVFQKTICVNDFYWGDKDFSSPMGHIQNTGNIVQDMLPTEAMPILSLLVKLMPGFGLRQLANHSIGWWLQTEDLPDPNNRVQLVGDKLRLDYTPNNTEAHDRLIHRWMDVLKAIDRSSDNSLFPWGVYPRSETPIQVVAYQCGTCRFGEDPTTSVLDINCRAHDVDNLYIVDGSFFPSSAGVTPALTIIANALRVGDHLIERLK, encoded by the coding sequence ATGATAATTGACGATCAACACTACGATGTAATTATCGTCGGAACCGGAGCAGGCGGCGGAACATTAGCCCAAAAACTCGCACCAACCGGCAAAAAAATTCTCATCCTAGAACGGGGTGACTTATCGCCTCATGAGAATGAACGTTGGAATGCGATGGATATGGTGGCTAAAAGTGACCTTCCCTCGGCCGATGAGGAATGGTTCGACAGTTCAGGAGATCGATTTCGTCCTCACATTAACTATTGGGTAGGGGGAAGTACCAAGTTTTACGGCGCGGCTTTACTGCGGATGCGGGAACGGGATTTTGAAAAAGTTCAACATCAGGATGGAGTTTCACCAGAATGGCCCCTGAAATATCAAGACTTTGAACCCTACTACACCGAAGCCGAAAAGCTTTACAATGTTCATGGAAAAGGCGGTGAAGACCCCACCGACCCACCCCGCACCCAAGAATATCCCCATCAGCCGGTAACTCATGAACCTCGGATGCAAGAAATTTGTGAGGCGATTTCTAAGCAAGGGTTACATCCGTTTCATCTGCCTTTAGGGATTAAGCAAAATAATCGCCATAATTTCTTTGAAAGTCCTAATATCGAAGGGGATACGACTGTTCTTAATCGGGCTGATGTTAAGACGAATTCTGAAGAAGTGGGCGTTTTACCGGCGTTAAAATATGCGAATGTGAGCCTAAAAACTAAGGCTAAGGTGGTCTGTTTACATACCAATTCTTCGGGACGAGAAGTTAAGGCCGTAGAAGCGGAAATTTGTGGGCAGTCTTATTTATTTTTCGCCGATATTGTGGTGTTAGCTTGTGGCGCGGTTAATTCGGCGGCTTTGTTGCTACGATCTGCCAGTGAAAAGCATCCTATCGGATTAGCGAATCGTTCGGATCAGGTGGGACGAAATTTTATGAAACACCTGAATACGGTGATGGTGCAATTTAGTTCTGCACCGAATAAGAGTGTGTTTCAAAAGACCATTTGTGTGAATGATTTTTACTGGGGAGATAAAGATTTTTCTTCCCCGATGGGTCATATTCAAAATACTGGTAATATCGTTCAAGATATGCTGCCCACTGAGGCGATGCCGATTTTGTCGCTGTTGGTGAAGTTGATGCCGGGTTTTGGGTTGCGGCAATTGGCGAATCATTCTATTGGTTGGTGGTTGCAGACGGAAGATTTACCTGATCCCAATAATCGCGTGCAGCTAGTGGGGGATAAGCTCCGTTTGGATTATACTCCGAATAATACAGAAGCTCATGATCGCCTGATTCATCGTTGGATGGATGTTCTCAAAGCTATTGATCGCAGTTCGGATAATTCTCTGTTTCCTTGGGGGGTTTACCCGCGCAGTGAAACTCCGATTCAAGTGGTGGCTTATCAGTGTGGCACTTGCCGCTTTGGGGAAGATCCCACCACATCGGTTTTAGACATCAATTGTCGCGCTCATGATGTGGATAATCTTTATATTGTTGATGGGAGTTTCTTCCCGTCTAGTGCTGGTGTGACTCCGGCTTTGACGATTATTGCTAATGCGCTGCGAGTGGGAGATCATTTGATTGAACGCTTGAAATAA
- a CDS encoding MDR/zinc-dependent alcohol dehydrogenase-like family protein has protein sequence MKGLWLENQQLHLRTDIPTPSPPSGEVCVRVLRAGICNTDLELLRGYYPYKGVLGHEFVGLVENGPEHLINKRVVGEINASCGYCRFCRTGQPTHCENRTVLGIVNRHGAFADYLTLPVTNLHPIPDSITTDAATFTEPVAAALEIQEQLSITPNERVLVVGDGKLGQLVAQTLALTGCELLVIGRHREKLALLEARGIKTGLSEAVSDRAFDIAVECTGNPEGFSLARRALRPRGTLVLKSTYAGNLTLDASSLVVDEITVMGSRCGPFPKAIELLAAGKIDVEGLIDGRYPLSEGKEAFEAAQRKGVLKILLEMS, from the coding sequence ATGAAAGGACTTTGGCTAGAAAACCAACAACTTCACCTGCGTACCGATATCCCAACTCCTTCTCCTCCATCTGGTGAGGTTTGTGTACGAGTTTTACGGGCAGGAATTTGTAATACTGATCTAGAATTACTCAGAGGTTATTATCCCTATAAAGGTGTTCTCGGCCATGAATTTGTCGGACTGGTAGAAAACGGACCCGAACATCTGATCAATAAACGGGTAGTAGGAGAAATTAACGCCAGTTGCGGTTATTGTCGTTTTTGCCGCACAGGACAACCGACTCACTGTGAAAATCGCACGGTTTTGGGTATTGTTAACCGTCATGGGGCTTTTGCGGATTATCTGACTCTACCAGTTACTAATCTTCATCCTATCCCGGATTCGATCACCACTGATGCGGCAACTTTTACAGAACCGGTGGCGGCGGCGTTGGAAATTCAAGAACAATTGTCTATTACTCCTAATGAACGGGTTTTAGTGGTAGGAGATGGCAAATTAGGGCAATTAGTCGCTCAAACCCTGGCTTTAACCGGTTGTGAACTATTGGTCATTGGTCGTCATCGGGAAAAATTGGCACTATTAGAAGCCAGAGGCATAAAAACCGGGTTGAGTGAGGCGGTGAGTGATAGGGCGTTTGATATCGCGGTGGAATGTACCGGCAACCCTGAAGGGTTTAGTCTGGCTCGTCGTGCCTTGCGTCCTCGTGGTACGCTAGTGCTGAAAAGTACCTATGCCGGCAATTTAACCCTAGATGCTTCTTCTTTAGTGGTGGATGAAATTACGGTTATGGGTTCTCGTTGTGGTCCTTTTCCTAAAGCTATTGAATTACTCGCAGCCGGAAAAATTGATGTAGAGGGGTTAATAGATGGGCGTTATCCCCTTAGTGAAGGAAAGGAAGCTTTTGAAGCGGCGCAACGTAAAGGCGTGTTAAAAATTTTATTGGAGATGAGTTAA
- a CDS encoding pre-16S rRNA-processing nuclease YqgF, with protein MILGFDPGRDKCGVAIMGNDRQIYYHEVVESDGAISVINTLFQQYPIELLVMGNQTTSKTWKAKLETELAESIPIVMVDERNSSLEARDRYWEMYPPKGLQWFIPQGMRLPPRPIDDLVAILLIERYLNKTP; from the coding sequence ATGATTTTAGGATTTGATCCCGGTAGAGATAAATGTGGTGTGGCGATTATGGGAAATGACCGTCAGATTTATTATCATGAGGTAGTAGAATCAGATGGCGCGATCTCGGTCATAAACACCCTATTTCAACAGTATCCCATCGAATTATTAGTCATGGGAAACCAAACCACCTCTAAAACTTGGAAGGCTAAACTAGAAACAGAATTAGCCGAGTCTATTCCTATTGTGATGGTAGATGAGAGAAATAGCTCACTAGAAGCCCGTGATCGCTATTGGGAAATGTATCCCCCCAAAGGGTTACAGTGGTTTATCCCTCAAGGAATGCGGCTTCCTCCTCGTCCTATTGATGACCTGGTGGCTATCTTATTGATAGAACGCTATTTAAATAAAACACCCTAA